ACTCTATTTATAAATAAGCCTTACTAATGAtgcaaataaagcaaaaattcagagaattttattttatcagttGAGTGCGGGGAAAAACGAGGAAAAACGGCGTGTGTATgtgaatattttgtaaaaaaaaagaaaggaaaggggtgggcaaaatgaaaaacaaacttACGTAGAATAAAACGGTGGCAATGCGGTTGCCCAGATTAAGACCCTCAAAGGCGCGCTGTTCCTCTTTCTAGAAATAATATATCCGTTTTAGCTggttaaaaatagtttattaaTTCCCTATTTTTACTAGGGAAAATACTCACCCTGGCAAAGTCAAAGTGCGGCTCGTAATGTCCACCGATGCCGTAGTTAACCACCTGCAGTTCCTCCGCGGAATCCATATCCAAACCGGTCATATCGGCGGTACGCTGAACCACGGTCTCAATCACCTGATCCTCGTGGGTTTTCAGCCAAGCGGACTTGCTGATCCTGTAGTTCGCCGTCTCCAGGGCTCCAGTCACCGAATTCTGAACAGTAGCCCGGCGGAATCGAGGACGAGCCATCCGCTTGATAATATCAATTTCACTATCATACATGGCATCGTGATAGATCACAATATAGGGCTCCATATGGGCCTCCTCCAGTTTCAAGGGGCCCAATCGCAGGAAGGGCACATTATTCGTTACATAACGACATCGCAGGGGCCTGAGATCCGTGGGCGAGGGCTTCAGTTCGCCCCGGCACAACATTTCGTAGGCCCTGCGCTCGGTCAAATCGAAAATGGCCGGATCACTTTTGGCCACGGGCTAACAAATAGGGATTATTTGTaagctatttttttctttttcaaatatatatcttACCAAATCAGACTTGGGCATCTCGTCGGTGCCATCGTCGCCCTTCATCTTCTTCAACTGCAGCTGGCTGGCAATCTCCTTCTCGTAGAACCGCTTGTTTCCATTGGCCCTCTCGTGATGCGGCAGCAGTTGGAGCAGCTCATTAGTCATGGTCAAGGCGCTCTCTATGTtgcctaaaaaaaaagtttagaaatATTGGGATTTATTAAGAAGTCTACTTTTAATCTAATATTTGGCACCTCGATTAGAGAGTCTTCCGAATTAAATCTAGCAAATTCTAGCCTTTAAAAGGATCTTACTTTTTAACCTTACAATCTGCTATTTAAATAATCTttgcagaatttaaaaaattttttaaaattgttgaaaGTAATTTTCTTAGAGTTTTATTACAGTCACTTGGCTAAAAATCGGTTGAAATATATAATTGCTACTGATTTGAACAACTaacaaactaataaaatagtGCTCCTCTGATTtacaaaaatcaatcaattaaacaaagtaaaaaaaCGAAGCCATCCTTAAACCTAAATATTTTCACACAAAACTCATTACAGAACGGTCGCTTTactttaatcaaataaaaacacctcttaacgaggtaaaaaactagtgacgatcgcacctttaacgtacaaaagttctgatatcaacatttgtgacgaaaaattattacactcgtcattaaatagactttctaatcttttctcattcggcccgccctagcaaactattccagcctttttcccattacaggcattttctattgcagcgtgacgaatgagaaaagattagaaagtctatttaatgacgagtgtaataatttttcgtcacaaatgttgatatcagaacttttgtacgttaaaggtgcgatcgtcactagttttttacctcgttaagaggtgtttttatttgatatcagaagtttttgtttgcttacttttgctctcatagatgctaatataaacatttaaatttaaattggtcaatcataatttttaaactattgtattttaacgaattaagataaaaaggcgtagaagtatttcaaaataccttttaaacgaggtatagcacatgtctgtaccttttgtagtgtagaacttacaaactaacgaaatttagctatttttagctttttcccgctaaagtagcggctttttccaaaagtcgtagaacaaaagattcctatatggaactcttaagtgcaaatttactgattccatgaccctaaaatacagttcggataccctcccacaaaattcaatactcagggagcgttagttgttctgagctggcaaaagtggctattttcgtttctgaataacttttaaacgcgatttttaacataaacatgatatataccaaaatttaaggaatctcaagggctatacagtttaaagttgtaattaaaatcgttagagccgtttttgagaaaattaaaaaaaagctaaaaaaaaagtttaacaaattttcttttgttcatatctttttaactattacatttacacaaattgcatatagaaggcgtttatagcatttaaaaatacctttcaaacgagatgcagtctgtagctttagtagtatagaagttacggctttccgaattttagctatttatagctgttttcccgctaaactagcgggtttttccaaaagtggtagaacaaaagtttcttatatcgatgtgatgaacgtcatatcaaattttcagaacttaaaaaacatattttggacaagtggacaagtggacaagcggacaagtggacaaactgacaaacagaattaaattttcattttgggaagaagaagaaaatcatattttggctataacttttgaacggagagtcggattttgacaaatgacccctcattcgacgggtattttcaaaaggaatacaactaaaacatttcgagggggcatttatccccaccggccccaacagctccaaatttcgaaattttcactttttcactttcaccgctctctctcccaagccaattttttttcttgaggtcttggtatgcaatcccttaagtttttgcaatacctttcgattggtgtattactcattacgatcgaactatcacagcagattttcaattttgcggctatataatagtagtcgccttcgcacactctcctggtgcgcttcgtcactacatggactgccgtccatagtgatacaaAAACGAACACAGCTTTTAACTAAGAAACATCAAAGTGAGTTGACCATCAAGGGGCCCataataacataaataaataagcagcAGGTTAGTGAAATACTTATTTAAAGTCAAGAGTCTCGTTTCGCACTTGACCGAGCCGCACAATTAATTCATCAGGGTCTAAAAAGGGGTCTTAAGTGCGATAGGGATGCCGCTGCCCCACCAAGTAAACCATTCATTCTCGGCCCGAAAGTATGCCACAGTTTCTAAGAAAGTTTTACCGCCTGACCTCGAACTTCCTACGCCTGAGACTGAAAAAGAAACTGAAACTTAAACTGCCGGGGCCATCAAGTCGATTGGATTGTTTCCAAAGTTACCAAAGCTGCGcacttatttattcatttgcgTCCAGGTCCTACTAATAAGTTCTGCCTGTCTTACATAGTGGTTCCCAAAGAGTACGGCTTTAACCTCTCCTTTAAACCCCGACCTCCAGCACGACCTCAACTTTTGAAACCCTGTCGGCGACAGGAACTTAAATTTGCATCTCCCGACACATGTGTTCCACCAGCAAGAGGAACCCAGTGAAACCAAGAGGAACGGAAAAGGGGAGGATGGGTATGGGGATCGGGATCCGAGTGGTCGGGTGACAGAAAGCCTGTCACTTGCCTCGAGGGCGGACCCATTTGCGTTGTTTTCTCGTGTCGTTCCTCAACACAATATGGCGGCACTTCCGCCCCGCCCACCGGCAACGCCCATAACTTGTGTGTTGAGCCAGACTTTGTACAGGGAAAAAAAATCTGAATATCAagcataattactattttcataCCATTATACCCcgtactcgtagagtaaaaaagCCTGGTGCCTACATATttacagattttgtaaaagttaaaatgccattttgttgtgtttattaacaCCTATCGaattgtagaagaaatttggacaataaattaaaaagtaatgaaAGTGAACCTTTACAAGTCCTATTAAAATACGTTATATTTATGCTGTTTTCGGTTTCATAagatataccaaaaatattgtACATTAATTTCTATCTGTGTAGGACCATCTAGAACCAACAAGCACCCACTAAAGACACAGATACGTGTGCCGGCTCTTTGATGAACGGATAGGGTGCGCTAACCGGGGTAATAAGACGTTAATAAAGCACACAGCTCCCTGGCAGAAGGACGTGCCGATCCTGGATCCAACTCTACGTGATAGCTCCTCCTTTTCACCCGCAACATTGTCGCACCGGCTGCAGATGGCCAACACTTTTTCGCACTTAATGGGCAAAAGAGCAACCCAAGAGCGACTCCAGGTGAAAAGTAGGAAAACTGTGTGGAAACTGTGAAAAGTGGAGGTAGGGGACAGGACAACAGCAAGTGGTTCGGGGACAGAGTGCAATTTCCTGCAGCCAAATGGACCTCGAAAGTGCCATGCAAACGAGCAATGACAACAACGAATTGGGACGGCAAACACACTCTGAGAATTTAATTACCCAATTTTAGTAGGTTGAAAAGCTGAAACttgaaagctttaaaaattctaatttgCAGATTTGGTGAATTCTGTAAAATTGATAACTGCGTTGttctaatatttaaattggaaacatttacttttttgcattttctgtTCTAACAATTTTCTTGAAATACTACGTTTTTTTTCAAAGTATTCttaaggaattacattaatttgaggataattaaattaaataatataggaAATGTTTAACCTCCTccaatctttaaaatatttagaattttgcaattttttaaagaacaaaaaaattatttgaataatatttcagttatgataataaaaaaaattatattgcattcatattcatttatattctcttattaacaaatttaaaaaagtagtcTGTAATGTCTGGGGAATTTCCGAGACTCTTCAGGGGAATTTTAAAGCCCCCAATTTTTTGCCAGTGCATCCTGGCACTTAGGGAACAGAGATAAAAAGGAGCCCTAAActggacttggacttggactcACCCTCCTTGTAGGTGGAGAAGGCCAGGTACTCGAGGATGTCGGCCTTGGTGAAGCTCTGCGTGTGGTTGGTGGGTTCCTCCAGCATCCTGGCCATCGCCTCGTTCATCCAGAGAACCGTGTGGTAGTAGTCGTGGTTCACATACGACTGTCTGCCCAGCTCGAAACAGTCGTCCGAGGACATTTCCGTGCTAAGGGGATAATAAATGTGGTCAGTGTTTATGTACCAGCTTGGTTTTCCCAATTTCAAAGTAGTTTATTTTCCTTGAAAACGAAAATCGAAGCTTACCTGTACTGAATGCCATTCAGTTTGCCCCTCGCCACACTCGATGTGTCCAGTTGGTAGGTGTCCTGCAGGCGGAGCAAGGCCACCGCCGCCCCATTGAGATCCTCGTCGGAGGGGAACTTGAGGACACTTCGATACTGGGTGATGTTCTGAACGAAGTCCGTGCCTACGTCGTGCTCCATGAGGTTCTCCACCTGCCGCCAGTCGGTGGTCAGCCGCTTGGTCAGCAAATAGGCATTTATCGGGTTGGATACATAGCCTGTAATATCGCTGGAGGCATCTGCATGTTCCCGCTGATACTCGTCCATTTTactagaatttttaaagaggGAAAAAATATGGGGTGAAACTTGGCAGACAGTTCACTAAGTGCTTTTCGCGAGCAGGCAAATTGCATTACAACTGGCGGCAAGGAAAGCAAAAGCCAAAGTTTGAACTTGGCCAGAAGGAAGAGAGCTCAAGACCTAAGGCTAAAATAAGCTACAGCTCAAAGTAAATGGCGCAACTTTCTTGTTTATCAATAagcaaatgcaaaacaaaaggtTTACCtactttttcacttaaaaatgcattggcTTTTAATGGGTTTGCTTAGCTAGTGgtcttaataatttaaaattgctgAGCAACGGAAACAGGCGTGCTTAATCAGcgaatataatagatttttgcTGAATTTGACTACTCtcaattttcattaattttttattacctctatttataaataaaactacTTTTTTATTGGTATTCCAGtgcttttattgtattcttaaAGTGAAGCATATTTAAACTACACAAAAGTGAACAATaagttaaagtaaaataaaagtctagCAGTAAGTACAACCCACTTGTTATATACAGTCGTTTTCGGGGGATGATGATCTTCCTCTGGTTATAAATCTAATACTTTGTTTTTGGTCTTTTAGCCGTTCGGTGTGTCAAGTTCTTGCAGTCGAAGTGGATGGTGTACAACTATGTTAGAAACTAAGCTAGGGTTATTAACTAATTCCCCTTGATAGGGGTTAAGGATTACACCACATTGACGCGGTTATCCGGCGGAGGTCGGTGGCACCACAGACTTCCCAGAACTCCCAATGCGATGAAGAACATGGTGAAGGTGGACAGTCCCAGGATAACGCCAGTCGTCACATCGTGTACAGGGAACCCGGGAAAAGGATCCACCACCAGAATCACCAGCAATCCACAGGACTTGAAGAGGCAGAATATGGTGACCAGGATGTATCCGGAAC
This portion of the Drosophila takahashii strain IR98-3 E-12201 chromosome 3R, DtakHiC1v2, whole genome shotgun sequence genome encodes:
- the PH4alphaEFB gene encoding prolyl 4-hydroxylase subunit alpha-1, with translation MAADWRLMFLLGVMLLVGLPVNGEVYTALAEMEELLETESVLITNLEGYIRVQENKLNFLKNKMDEYQREHADASSDITGYVSNPINAYLLTKRLTTDWRQVENLMEHDVGTDFVQNITQYRSVLKFPSDEDLNGAAVALLRLQDTYQLDTSSVARGKLNGIQYSTEMSSDDCFELGRQSYVNHDYYHTVLWMNEAMARMLEEPTNHTQSFTKADILEYLAFSTYKEGNIESALTMTNELLQLLPHHERANGNKRFYEKEIASQLQLKKMKGDDGTDEMPKSDLPVAKSDPAIFDLTERRAYEMLCRGELKPSPTDLRPLRCRYVTNNVPFLRLGPLKLEEAHMEPYIVIYHDAMYDSEIDIIKRMARPRFRRATVQNSVTGALETANYRISKSAWLKTHEDQVIETVVQRTADMTGLDMDSAEELQVVNYGIGGHYEPHFDFARKEEQRAFEGLNLGNRIATVLFYMSDVEQGGATVFTSLHTALFPRKGTAAFWMNLHRDGEGDVRTRHAACPVLTGTKWVSNKWIHERGQEFRRPCSLDEDHGEFAI